The sequence GCGCGGGCGACACTGCCGCAGCCCGAACTGCTTGCCGAGGAAGTCGAGCGTCGCGCGGGCGACCGCGGCCGAAGGATACGGACCGAACCACAGCGCGCCGTCATCCCGCCGAATCCGAGCGAGCGTGAAGCGCGGCCACGGTTCACGCGGATCCACGCGCAACAGCAGAAACCGCTTGTCGTCGCGAAACGCAATGTTGTAGCGCGGGCGGTGTTCCTTGATCAGCCGGCTCTCCATCACCGCCGCCTCGGCCTCGGTGCGTAGCGGCAACACCTCGAGGTCGCCGATCGAGTGCACCAAACTGCGCAGCTTCGGGTCGCCGCGCCGTCGCGCCGCAACCGAAAAATACGACCGCACCCGGCGACGCAGCGAGCGGGCCTTCCCGATGTAGATCACCGTGCCCGCCGCATCGCGGAACAGGTACACGCCGGGTGCGTCGGGCAGCGCCTCAAGCTTCGCGCGAAGATGTTCGTTCCCCTGCACGGTTCGCCGCGCTCCGCACGGTTTGACCCCCCGTGCCGCGCGATTCCAGGGCCACCATCGCGCCCATCGCCAGCAGAATCAACCCAAGCAGCAGTCGGGCGGCGACGATACCGAACCGCTCGAGCGCCAGCGCCACCGCGCAGAGCATTAGCAACCCGCCGAAGGCACGCTCAAACCGCGCCCGAACGATGCGCGCGCAAGCGCGCGCACCGACCCGGACACCGCCAAGCGCGCCGGCCGCCAGCAGTACGGCCGGCGCCCAATCCATCTGCCCTGCCATCCCATAGCGCACCGCCCCCCACCCCCCGGCCGCCGCGACACCGGCCAGACTGAGCGCCACCGCGTCACGATGGTGCATCCGCGCGCCCAGCATCAGCGCCGGCACCAAAATCAGCCCGCCGCCAAGGCCGACCAGCCCGCCAATCACGCCGGCCGGAAGACCGAGCGCCGCGGCCAGTGCTGCAGACAGTGCGCCTCCCCCATCCGCCCCACCTGGCCGTGCGTGCGGCGCCACCATCAGCCGCAGCGCGACCGCGGCCAGCACCGCGGCCAGCACCAGCTGCACAACCTCGCCGGCTACGCCCAGCCGACCGCTCCACACCAGTGCGCGCCGCCCGAGTTCCACTCCGACCGCACAGGCGATCGCGAGCGCTGCCGCGCTCCGCCCCTCCACCCGCCCGAGCTGCCAGTGCTGCACCAGCCCGGCGGCGCCGGTCACCGAAACAACGGCCAGGCTCGTACCGACCGCCACCACCGGGTCGCGCCCCGACCACATCAGCAACGGCACCACCGCCCACCCTCCCCCCGCTCCATAGAACGCCGCGAGCATCCCCATCAGCGCCCCGAGCGCCGGCCAGAAAAATAACTCCAATCCGCGCACCCTTCCCGCCCATCAACGCTCGATCCGCATCCGCCCCAGGTACTCGCGCGCGCCAGTCACCTCGACGATCGGCCAGCTGGCACGTAGCGGATGCGCGTACGGACCGATTCGCTCCATCGGGATCGGTTCAAAGCCAAGCTGGAAAGCGGGCGACTGCGGCTTCAGCCGAAAGTTGTCCCCATCGAGGTCCTCAAACAGCGGATCGGCCACCACCGACGCGCTGTCGAAGCCCAGCGCCCGCCAGCTCGCCCATTCGTCTTCCACCTCGCACTCCACCAGCCGCGGCACCGCAAGCTCGACGAACCCATCGGCCTCCGGAAAATCGAAGCGCACACGGAACCGCGTCATGCCGGGCCGGAACTCGCCGTCGCCCGGCGACGGAGTGGTCACCAGCGCCTCCAGCCTCGCCCATTCCGTCGTCAGCCGCTGCAGACGCGCATCGGAGACCCAGAAAAACTCGCCGGCACGAAACGTCTGTAGCCTCAGCGCGAGCCGACGGTCCGCACGGTCCGCGCGCGCGCGCACCGAGAGCCGGTACACACGCCCCGGTGTCAGCTCCACCTCTTCGCTAATGAGAATGGGCGTCACCACCCGCCCGGACGCGTCCTTGTTCGTCTGCGCGCCACCCGTCAACCGCGCGACGCCGCCCGACACGGTGCCGCCGACCGATCGCAGCGTCACCGTCGTGCTGGGCGAGGCCTGCCAGCGCCATCCCGGCAACCGCCCGTCCGGCGCGGCCGCAAAAACCGCGTTCGACAACGGCACTTCCGCCCGCTCGCGCCGCACTTGGCAGTAGCCCGTTCGGATCGGCGCACCAAATCCCCACACGACGTTCGAATCGCTGCGGTAGGCGTGGCGCGGAAGGTGCCGAAACCGGAACAACGCGGTGTTGGTGCCGCGCCATGCGATGATGTTTCGTACCAGCTCGTTGCCGGTCATGATCGTTCCATCCGGTTGAGGGGCGTTGGTCGGATGAACCTGCATGTTCCTCATCGAGCGCCAGGCCGCCGAGGTCGCGACCGACTCGTACCCCGTGATCATCGTCC is a genomic window of Kiritimatiellia bacterium containing:
- a CDS encoding sulfite exporter TauE/SafE family protein gives rise to the protein MELFFWPALGALMGMLAAFYGAGGGWAVVPLLMWSGRDPVVAVGTSLAVVSVTGAAGLVQHWQLGRVEGRSAAALAIACAVGVELGRRALVWSGRLGVAGEVVQLVLAAVLAAVALRLMVAPHARPGGADGGGALSAALAAALGLPAGVIGGLVGLGGGLILVPALMLGARMHHRDAVALSLAGVAAAGGWGAVRYGMAGQMDWAPAVLLAAGALGGVRVGARACARIVRARFERAFGGLLMLCAVALALERFGIVAARLLLGLILLAMGAMVALESRGTGGQTVRSAANRAGERTSSREA